The DNA window GAACGAAGCATGAGGGCAGCGGGTCTGGACACAAATGTAGAATTTATCTGGGCTGCCGATATTGTTGATGACGGGAGATACTGGCTGCAGTTCATTCAGGTTGCCAAACACTCCAATCTGGCTAGGCTGAAACGCGCTCTTCCAATCATGGGAAGGACAGATGAGGACGCTGATCAGGATTTCAGTAAATATCTATACCCGCTGATGCAGGTAAATGATATATTTTATGAAAACTACGACGTGGCTTTTGGTGGCATGGACCAACGCCATGCACACATGCTTGCTAGGGATATTGCGGAAAAAATGCACCGAAAAAAGGTCATATCTGTGCACAGCCACATTTTGGGGAGTTTAGGGGGAGACGGTAGAATGGGTCCTTTTGCAAAGATGTCTAAGAGCCAGCCCGATTCTGCCATCTTCGTGAACGACAGCACTGAGGAGATAGAAAAGAAGATAAACAGGGCATACTGCCCGCAGGGTATCACTGAAGGAAACCCGGTATCTGATATACTGCAATATGTAATAATGCCGTATTTTAATGGTGAAGTGAAAATTGAAAGGCCTGCCAAGTTCGGAGGCGACGTGATTATCGAGAATTTCGAGGAATTCGAAAGATTGTACACTGGTGGCAAGATTCATCCCATGGACGTCAAGGCAACGGTTGCCAGATACACTGACAGGATGGTCAAGCCAATCAGGTCAATATTCGCCTCGAACGAAACAATGGAAATGGTTGAACAGATAAGGTCGAAATCTAAACCATCTTCTCAATGATTATGTTTTTTTCACTGGAATAGAAACCCACAATATCTCCAGGTACAATATTTAGCATTTCCCCTACTTTTTTTGGGAGTGTTACCCTCAGCGAAACACCTCTCCTGGAAACGTGCGTGACTTCTATCAGCGTTTTCTCAGACATAAACGTAACACGCAATGCCAGTATATTAAATCATTCAATTCTAGTATTTCATTTAATTTAATGAATAATACATAATGCGGGTAATTCCCAATTAACGATATTGTGTGAATTCAATCCGAGCAAAGACTTTAGATGAAATTCACCAAAGTATACAGCCTGCACGAAGACAATTGTAAAAATAAGAAGGAAGATATTTATTCCACCTTATAATGCACAAGAGCAGCATTGCCTGCCAATTCAGGGGAGAAATAGTTAATGACTATATTTCAGGGAAAAGCAAAGAAGAAATTTACTGGGGGAAAACTCGTCAGATCACGGTCGAAAAGGAGATATGAGCTCGGCAGGGAACCTACGCTCACCAAAATAGGTGAGAACTCGAGAAAGGTTATAAGGGGATACGGAGGCAATACCAAGGTAGCCCTGATGATCGCCGGCGATGCCAATGTCTACAACCCAAAGGATAAGACAACAAAGAAAGTAAAGATAGTTACGGTCAAGATGAACCCTGCAAATCAGCACTACGTGCAGCGAAACATAATGAACAAGGGCACAGTTATTATGACTGAACTCGGCGAGGCAAGAATCACATCGCGGCCAGGTCAGGAAGGAGTCCTTAACGCCATTTTGCTATGACCATTACCCTATTTTCTCAATACTTCAACGGGAGCATCACAAAGCGAATGGGGCGCAGGATATCAAAGGCTGCGGCCAAAAATTATTCTGACCAGAAATTAACTGATCTGCTCAATTCCATAAACGCAAAGTTCGAAGTGAGGGATGCCAGATACCCCCGGGTTCCGTGGATTGAGGGAAAGATGTACGTTGTTGAGGCAGCAGTAAAAAAGAGCACCCTGATTAAAATGCTTGAAAGAAAATTACTTTGAACTCCTCTTCTTGATCTGATAGTATTGTAATGGATGCTTCAGCCATTCCTGATTGCAGAGAGGGTCTTCACCCATAAAGCACAGGTGGTTAGATTTTAGGGCCGAGCATTTCGGTGGAGCGTATTCTGTACCGGATATGGCACCGGTTACATGGTTGACTTGGTATGTTGTCATCTTCTCGTTGTAATCCGGAGCTGTCTTAAAGAGTTGCATTATTTCTTCTGCAGACATTCCGCATTTATGCAAGAATGCCACAAGGGTGAATCTTGCAAGATGCGGTAGATTGATACCCGCACTCATCTCCGAAATATACTCCCTGATGCAGGGCGGAAACTTTGTTGCATCAACCGATCCGAGATCGACTCTGCGTTTTGATTTTATCTGATCATAAACCGCCTTCAGGGAGGAAATAAAGTCAGCATATAATGCGAAAACTTCTCTGACAGTGTCAATTTGCAGGTTACTCATAAATCCAAACGATGCCTTTACAAAGTACTCCCTGGCCAGCTTAATTATTAGGTCCTTGTCGACGAATACGATACCCCTGGAGACTGGTTGGTAAGAAAGCCTATATCTATCTCCGCTTATTCTGGTATTGTACTTCACAAATTTATCAAATGGGATGCTGAAAATTCCCGTTTCAACATCATACGTGACCGGCATGCCTGTTTTTACACAATATTCCTCTATATCCTCTTCCTGCATTCCCATAAGCTGGTTCTCAAGGAGATCTCTCTGAGCGTTGACAAATTTTGAAGATATTATATTCTCGTCAAAATACCGCAAGAGCCACAGAATGAACATGAACTCAACGTTTCCAATGATTGCCGGTTTGTACTCGTCTGAGGCGAGATTATCTATGCAATCTATGGCATTTCGACGGATGGCTATTAATTTGCGATCATTAGAAATAACTATCTCCCGCACAAGCGGGAGGTTGAAGTCTCTTTCAGGAAGAACACGAATTACATCGTTCATGAAATTTCTATGAGATCCGATGGTGCGGTTGTAATCTTCTCGAATCCGTCTCTCTTCACTATAACGTCGTCCTCAATTCTCACACCGCCGAATCCGGGTACGTAAATACCGGGTTCAACCGTTACAACCATGTTTTCCTTCAGCGGGAAATCGTATCCTCCCGAAAGGGCAGGGTGATCGTGGACGTCCATGCCAAGTCCATGACCAAGCGAGTGGATGAATGTGCCCTTGTACTTAGTTGAATCTATGACCTTCCTCGCAACTCCATCCACGTCTCTGCCATTCACGTTTGCCTTTATCGTATTCATGGAATCGGTCTGTGCCTTTTTGACCGTGTTATACATTTCCTTCTGTTCCTCAGATGCCCTCCCGAACACGACTGTTCTAGTTATATCTGAGCAGTATCTTTTGTAAAGAGCTCCGAAGTCAATGAGTACAAAATCGTTTTTCTTGAGCTTCCTTGATCCCGGAGAGTAATGTGGAATTGAGCTGTTTGGTCCGAACCCAACAATGGTGCTGAAAGAAGGCTCCGTGGCTCCGAGTTTCATCATCTCATACGCAACAAGAGCTGCCACTTCGCTCTCAGTCATCCCTTCTTTAAGCTGCGGCCAGACGTTCTGGATTGCCTCGCTTCCTATGCTAGCAGCCTTTCTGATCTTTTCAAGCTCCTCGGGAGTCTTAAGGCGTCGGGCTTCAGCTATTGTGTTGGAAACATCTATGAATTCCTTGTCCGGGATAATCCGCAATAGGTCTTTGTAAAGCTCTAAGGTAAGTGCTGAGTAATTCAGGCCTATGGTGTTGATGCCCTTCAGCTCTTCCTGGAGTATCTTCTTCTTTTCCTCGTTGGTTTTGAAGACCGTGACGTCCAGGCCAGTTGACTTCGCGGATTGTTCTTCAAGGATTGATGTTATTATCTTTAGCCGGTCTGGCGTAACGACCAACGCAGATCCTTCGAATATCCCGCTGTCTGCTCCGGTTAGGTAAAAGAAATTCTTGTCGATAGCTCCCTCGCCGCCATTCAATATCAGAATGGTGTCAGTTTCCCTGGCAAAATCAAAAATATGCTTGTACTCCATCTTATAGGATTCATATGCGAAATATAATTATTTCCAGTTCCATAACTGAAACAGTAGATGAGAATAACAGAAATATTTCACAGCATACAGGGTGAGGGTATCTATATGGGGTTACCGATGCTATTTGTAAGGACTAACAGATGCAACCTAAGATGCAGATGGTGCGATTCAAAATACACCTTTACGGGAGGGGAAGAAGTGGATTTGAACGACATACTGAAGACGGTCAGGGATTCAAGGGAAGAGTGGGTATGCTTCACCGGTGGCGAACCTCTCTTGCAACCAGAGGCTCTTGAATTTGTCAGGTCATGCATAGATATAGGTAAGAAGGTTCTGATTGAAACAAGCGGATCTCTGAACATAAAACCTTATGTTTTTTCCGACAGCGTGTGCATTGACATGGACGTTAAAACTCCATCATCCGGAGAAGAAAAATCTCTCCTAAAGAGTAATATCGATCTTATTCGGAAAATGGATTACCTTAAATTTGTTATTTCTGACGAAGCGGACTACGAGTTTTCAAGGGAATTCGTGGGTGGCTTGGACGAGGAGAAGAACGTCGTTTTCCAGCCGGCATGGGGCTCTGACGCGAGGATGCTTGCCGAGGCTGTCATAAGGGATGGCCTGAATGTTAGGGTCATGCCCCAATTCCACAAGATGGTCTGGGGTGATAGGAGAGGGGTGTAAGAATTGGATAAAACAGATGTGGCAATATCTGGTAAATTCTATTACAAAGGCAGTTTCCAGGAGATCATGGTTGGAGTAACATCAGGCGTCATAACCGCCATCAGCAAGAGCGTACCTGCAGACAGGATCATAAAACTGGATGGCGCCATTCTTCCTGCATCCACAGATACACATGTGCATTTTAGGGACCCCGGAGAAACTGAAAAAGAGGACTTTTCCACTGGATCTCTCAGTGCGATCTATGGTGGCACAACCACAGTAATGGACATGCCCAACAATAAAGTCCCCGTGACAGATTATGAAAGATTTGAGGATAAGCTCTCAGCGGTGAAGAATAGGAGCTACTGCGATTTTGGCCTCTTTTCCCTTTACAACGGATCCAATGCTAGCGTCATTTCTCGAAAGAGCAATGGAATCAAAATTTACCTCGGCGGAAGCACAAACGCAGCGGGTACACTCATTGCAGAAAAGGATGTCCGGATTATAAATGCATTTAATGCCCCCGTTTTTTTTCACGCAGAGGATCAGAAATGCCTCGACAATAACAGAATTGTTGATCAGAACCTCAGGACGCATAATCTTGCGAGGCCGGTGGAATGTGAGGCGGCTGCTGTTAAATATGCCCTTAAAAGCACCATCGAGAGGAAAGTGATCACGCATATCTCGGACTTCAATTCCATTCCAGCAGGAACAGAAAGGGACGGCACGGTATACGAAGTTACGCCACACCATCTCCTGCTTAATGACTCAATCGAAGTGGGGTCCATGGGAAAGGTCAATCCACCCCTCCGGAGCAGGGAGGTGCAGCAGAAACTTCTACAGAAATACTTGGATGGCCAGATTGATATTGTTTCATCGGACCACGCTCCGCATACCGAGGCGGACAAGGAGGAATTCCCTCACGCCAAATCAGGCATAATTGGGGTAGAGACCAGGGTTCCTCTCCTTCTTGGGCTTGTATCTAAGCATGTGCTTGACATAGAAATCTTTTTCAGGACGACAATAGAGAAGCCTGCAAAACTGTTCGGCCTAAAGAAAGGTAAAGTTGAAATTGGTTATGCTGCAGATTTTATCTCTTTCAGACTTAATAACCTCAGGAGGATTGATCCTGAGAGGTTACATTCAAAGAACCCACTCTCTCCATTTGGTGGGTTTGAGGCAGTTTTCCCCGAATTCGTCATGATCTCTGGGAATGTGGCTTTAGACCATTATGAGGCCGTCGATGATCATCTCGGCAGGTATATCGAGAAATCCACCTGATAACTATTTATTTACTTATTCAATTTGCATGGGTTGCGAATTCAGAATATAGATTTAGAAAACCTTGCCCGAGATCGAATAGATAAACTTGTCTACCTCGCTCATCACAGTGACCGATCCACAAGGTACATGGAGATCGCCGAAAAAATAGCCATGAGAATTGATATCACACTGCCAAGCGATATCAAGAGGTCGTACTGCAAGAGGTGCAAGACACCCTATAGCGAAAAAACAAGAATCCGGGTCAGCCGTGGCCTGGTCACGGTGAGGTGCTCTGTTTGCTCTGATTTACGGAGAATCCNNNNNNNNNNNNNNNNNNNNNNNNNNNNNNNNNNNNNNNNNNNNNNNNNNNNNNNNNNNNNNNNNNNNNNNNNNNNNNNNNNNNNNNNNNNNNNNNNNATCCTATACCCAGTTTCTTGTTGTCCATGTTTCCGCCAAATCGCTGAGGGGGAATCATGCCAACGGACCCTGAACTTGGGGCTGTACCCATTACGCCGAGGAACGGATGAACTGGAATACGTATCCCGGCGAGAAAATCTTTAGTGACTGATATGGCATCTTCCCCAATATCCCAGACAACCAGCCTATTATCGAAAAGCCCCTTCAGGAAACCAATCTCAGGGATGATTGCACTCCATCCCCAGTTACCGGTCCTTATTTTATGAATGCTTACCTCCAGGGTATCTCCGGGCCTCGCGTCCTCAACAAGAATAGGCCCAACTGCACCATCGTACTTTTCTGGATCTACACTGTTAGCGAGATCAATGGTGGAGAATTCCCTCTTAATCTGCCACGTGGAGGAGTCAGGCACAAGAATTGAGATCTGATCGCCGCTTTTCATTGAGATGACCGGCTCCAGATCAGCAGAC is part of the Thermoplasmataceae archaeon genome and encodes:
- a CDS encoding tyrosine--tRNA ligase yields the protein MDAVETITRNMKEVITEEELRQLDIPHSTSYVGFEPSGIPHIATAVMWPLKLREIASTGMKVSVLLADWHAMINDKLGGDLDTIRMSGKIFERSMRAAGLDTNVEFIWAADIVDDGRYWLQFIQVAKHSNLARLKRALPIMGRTDEDADQDFSKYLYPLMQVNDIFYENYDVAFGGMDQRHAHMLARDIAEKMHRKKVISVHSHILGSLGGDGRMGPFAKMSKSQPDSAIFVNDSTEEIEKKINRAYCPQGITEGNPVSDILQYVIMPYFNGEVKIERPAKFGGDVIIENFEEFERLYTGGKIHPMDVKATVARYTDRMVKPIRSIFASNETMEMVEQIRSKSKPSSQ
- a CDS encoding AbrB/MazE/SpoVT family DNA-binding domain-containing protein, coding for MSEKTLIEVTHVSRRGVSLRVTLPKKVGEMLNIVPGDIVGFYSSEKNIIIEKMV
- a CDS encoding 30S ribosomal protein S8e translates to MTIFQGKAKKKFTGGKLVRSRSKRRYELGREPTLTKIGENSRKVIRGYGGNTKVALMIAGDANVYNPKDKTTKKVKIVTVKMNPANQHYVQRNIMNKGTVIMTELGEARITSRPGQEGVLNAILL
- a CDS encoding signal recognition particle subunit SRP19/SEC65 family protein, giving the protein MTITLFSQYFNGSITKRMGRRISKAAAKNYSDQKLTDLLNSINAKFEVRDARYPRVPWIEGKMYVVEAAVKKSTLIKMLERKLL
- a CDS encoding Xaa-Pro peptidase family protein, producing MEYKHIFDFARETDTILILNGGEGAIDKNFFYLTGADSGIFEGSALVVTPDRLKIITSILEEQSAKSTGLDVTVFKTNEEKKKILQEELKGINTIGLNYSALTLELYKDLLRIIPDKEFIDVSNTIAEARRLKTPEELEKIRKAASIGSEAIQNVWPQLKEGMTESEVAALVAYEMMKLGATEPSFSTIVGFGPNSSIPHYSPGSRKLKKNDFVLIDFGALYKRYCSDITRTVVFGRASEEQKEMYNTVKKAQTDSMNTIKANVNGRDVDGVARKVIDSTKYKGTFIHSLGHGLGMDVHDHPALSGGYDFPLKENMVVTVEPGIYVPGFGGVRIEDDVIVKRDGFEKITTAPSDLIEIS
- a CDS encoding radical SAM protein, with protein sequence MRITEIFHSIQGEGIYMGLPMLFVRTNRCNLRCRWCDSKYTFTGGEEVDLNDILKTVRDSREEWVCFTGGEPLLQPEALEFVRSCIDIGKKVLIETSGSLNIKPYVFSDSVCIDMDVKTPSSGEEKSLLKSNIDLIRKMDYLKFVISDEADYEFSREFVGGLDEEKNVVFQPAWGSDARMLAEAVIRDGLNVRVMPQFHKMVWGDRRGV
- a CDS encoding dihydroorotase, which translates into the protein MDKTDVAISGKFYYKGSFQEIMVGVTSGVITAISKSVPADRIIKLDGAILPASTDTHVHFRDPGETEKEDFSTGSLSAIYGGTTTVMDMPNNKVPVTDYERFEDKLSAVKNRSYCDFGLFSLYNGSNASVISRKSNGIKIYLGGSTNAAGTLIAEKDVRIINAFNAPVFFHAEDQKCLDNNRIVDQNLRTHNLARPVECEAAAVKYALKSTIERKVITHISDFNSIPAGTERDGTVYEVTPHHLLLNDSIEVGSMGKVNPPLRSREVQQKLLQKYLDGQIDIVSSDHAPHTEADKEEFPHAKSGIIGVETRVPLLLGLVSKHVLDIEIFFRTTIEKPAKLFGLKKGKVEIGYAADFISFRLNNLRRIDPERLHSKNPLSPFGGFEAVFPEFVMISGNVALDHYEAVDDHLGRYIEKST
- a CDS encoding ribonuclease P, with translation MRIQNIDLENLARDRIDKLVYLAHHSDRSTRYMEIAEKIAMRIDITLPSDIKRSYCKRCKTPYSEKTRIRVSRGLVTVRCSVCSDLRRI
- a CDS encoding acetamidase/formamidase family protein; amino-acid sequence: MKFLDGKKPENIHFKWSADLEPVISMKSGDQISILVPDSSTWQIKREFSTIDLANSVDPEKYDGAVGPILVEDARPGDTLEVSIHKIRTGNWGWSAIIPEIGFLKGLFDNRLVVWDIGEDAISVTKDFLAGIRIPVHPFLGVMGTAPSSGSVGMIPPQRFGGNMDNKKLGIG